The nucleotide window TGTTATCGAACCCACTGAAATAAGTTTAAATCTTACAATGAAGATATTGtccgtaataataatataatctataccctattccaatcgaagtaggaataaagataaacaaaccttagatttacgtatttcatgcgattcgctaataaatcagctatgttgtgcactactgagagtttatgattaatatatctttatttataatacaacactgttacacttaactacctatatccactttaattttacttccaaagttccgataaaagtttcgtcgacgttcaagacgccattttttcgcaaatccatagtgaatatcatagactaatcgagctctcgaccaatgacgcgtcaatttgctgtcagtTGTTGTCTATTTGTCATTTCTCCTCCTATGGTTGGAATACAGTATATACAGATGTGTTTTGCGTGCACCcgattgaattataattttatatgttaattgcTAACTTCTATAAAATGAATGACTCACGAGAACGATCCCCACATGTTCGTGCAGACGGCCAGCTCGTGGCAGTCGTTCAGGTCAGAAGATGAACATTCATCcaaatctgaaaaaaatataatacagtacCGTTAGAGGAATGAATAGATACGGACATACGGAGTCGATAGTTCGCTTGGTTAGTTGATGGATGTTCGCACTCAAGTGCCTCGGTTAGCACGTAAAGTTCTGTCCTGCAGTTGAATTATCTCCGCGAGTATCGATTACCGACCACTGAAGAATGATTTACTATGATGACTATAATATATCGCGCAGGTTGTCCACTACCTTGAGCAGGACGCCGTGGTCGAAATCAGGACATTATGTCATAAACCAGACTTCATGGTCAACAAATCGAGGTGGTGGTTATATGCTTTTCATATATGGTGGTATACCACCAGTATACGCAGGGTATACGCGGGGTTCGGCGAGTGCGGGGCTAAGGCGTGGGGGCCTCACCGCGCAGCGGCAGCACGCAGGCGGCGGGCGAGTCGACCCAGAGCGCGGAGGCGCCGATGTTGTTGGAGCGGCGCCGCACGACGCCCAGCAGGTGCTTCTGGATGTCGGCCGCCACCGCCGGCCGGAGCGTCTCCGCCGTCTCCTGCATCTGCGACACGGATCCAACGAGTATGCCGACTGCCTCTGTTAATGGCCCCACGGCTAAGCCGGCGAGCAAGCTTCTCGTGTTCAAAGCAATGAGCCATCTCCGCTTCTAGTAATcctaattcatttaataaatgcgAGAGTGAGTTTCcgtgtttatgttatgttattttctcTCCTTACCTACTCAACCAATGACAACAAAGTTTCAAGGAATCCAAGGAAAAACTAGAAACAGTGCTGAAATCTTGGACCATCAAATTATTTTTCGGGAGATAACCAGAATACTATTTTGCGGCCGAGTGCCTGTTGTACTTAAGAGGCTGGACATAGGGTATCTAAGCTATCTAAGCCCCCCCTTTGGTCGCACGCGAGCGAAAATTATGTGCAAATTATGTGCAGTAAATGAACTCACCAAAACCGTATAATTAACGAAGATCCCGCGGTTCTCTTCGTCGCCTTTAAAAACATTGTTCACTGAGCCGCTGACGAAGTCGTCCGAGAAAGGAGTCATCGAAAACGCCGAGTCGATCTGCGAAAACGAAAACTCGATCGGTTCCGACATAATCGCacacatattttatgaaatccgtttaaaataaaaaaataaagttatcacGTACGTAATTTGATGTAGAACAAAACGAGTCATTTTAATCTACCACCTaccgttaattaaaaaaaaaacgccagATTAAAtttatggtatttatttatgaacacaTTATTTAATTGCCATTTCAATTTACCGTTATTATCggtgttttagttttttttttttttacatatatgaaCTGTGTGTAtatccaaaatataataattatttcagtgaTTCATAcgtcatattattttctatacaattgaaaataaaacccatAGAAGATATATACGGAATGAATCACGCAACAGTATCAGCTTTACGTCGATTGGCTCGACTGTAGTAGTCGTGCTGTACACGTACACGCAGTTACACGCACACAAGCTCAATAAATGTCAGAATCTTGGAAGCGGCCATTGGAATAAGCGCTCCTAATGTCGTATGCTTATCCtgaagtgtgtgtgtgtgtgtgtgtgtgtgtgtgtgtgtgtgtgtgcgcgtgcgtgcgtgcgtgcgtgcgtgcgtgcgtgcgtgcgtgcgtgcgtgcgtgcgtgcgtgcgtgcgtgcgtgcgtgcgtgcgtgcgtgcgtgcgtgagtgcgtgcgtgcgtgcgtgcgtgtgtgtgtgtgtgtgtgcatgtcttcttcttccatacttctccgTCTGATATCATCTCACATTACAAAGTAACGTCCACGTAACCATATCGTCTTCACaaaatccatccatcgtttctttggtcgccCCCTCCCTCTATATCCGTCCACGTCTATGCTGAAGACCTTTTAATGTTATGTCCGTTATGCtccttttataatataggtaaacggacgagcaaatgggccgtctgatggtaagtggtcaccacccatggacaatgaggccgtaagaaatattaaccatttcttacatcaccaatgcaccaccaacctcgggaactaagatgttatgtcccttttacctgttacactggctcgctcgcccttcaaaccggaacacagcattACAAACTATTGCTGCTTcctggtagaatatctgaccaggaggtggtacctacccacgtggttattttttaaatattcagacAGCATCAACAATGATAAGTACACTTACGGCTCTCACAGCTTCATAACTCAACTGCTGATAAGGTTCCGACTCTTTATCAGCTAACTTCGCGTCCCACGCCatctaaaataaacacatttgtacattttttgaCATAGACAGAGgcttattaaaacaattcagAATCGTAACGATACAGGATTGAATTTAATGTCTACCACCGGTTCACAATGtataagaaccggcaagaaactcagtagttacgcTATTCTAGCAACATTAATATAGTCTGTTCGAACCACAAGAACACAAAGgccaaataaacaatgtttgaccttgaattgacgctctatcattggtcgagagctcgaaaaatatatgtaatttttttgcaaaaatggcgttttggatGTCTCCGAAGCTACTGACTAGTGTACCTCCTCTAAGACCCCAAGAAAAGAGAGTACTTTACCTTTCTGTCATAAATCCTGTCCACCCTCAAGTTGAGGACGAGGGATACGACTCGCCTGCAAGGGTCTCGGTGTTTCCTCCTCGCGTATCCCGGTCTGCACTGACAGCTAGATATTCCTGGAAAAGGGAGCAGGAGAGGTCAGTTATATGCGACATCGACTTGAATAATTGTGACTTTCAAGGgctacacgtatcaaaatagcgtatcacttGGAGTTGTGAAGGTGGAATTGTGATGACGCACTAAAACATGGTCCACCAGATGGTAAATGAACAGTATCAACCATGACTCTAGGTCTACAGCCAGTACTGACCACttcattaagaaatattaatcattcctcatgtGGCTCACATGAGGAATGTTTGTATtaccaaatatgtatataaatgtatttacccGCTTCTGTCCTGCACATCTCGTTCTGAGCCTGGTCACAAGTAGAGTCATCACCGACTATGCAAGTGTCGATTCTGGAATTAAACcacgttaattatttaaaccacagttaaaatattgaatggGATTCATTGCAGGGCGAAGTTGGGATGctagtatatattttgattaaaaaaaaatctaaatataattctattgtAGGTTccttaattaaactaaaattaatttaaattgaactacAATGGGGAAGGTTACCTAACGGTCGGTTGCGGTCGTCGGTAGGGAGACTGCCTGTGTGGAGCGTGAGGCCGTCTCGGCGGCAGCGGCACGTCGTCAGCCGGTATCGCCACCCCCGTACCCATGGTGGGGCCCAGGGTCGGTGGGGGAGCTGCACAAATAAGAGGAAAATAACACAAATCAGTCTTTGCttctctaataaaaaaaaaatcaaacactagtttgtaaacaatattcaaaatcaaaatattatttattcaagtaagctcctTCAACCACCTTTGAATCGTATCCTGCCAAGAAATCGACAAATACTaactccatgcttttttatttaattataaattcatttattgagtaataagcctagcattcttttttttttagcattagcagcctgtaaatttcccactgcagggctaaaggcctcctctccctttgaggagaaggtttggagcatattccaccacgctgctccaatgcgggttggtggaatacacatgtggcagaatttcgttgaaattagacacatgcaggtttcctcacgatgttttccttcaccgccgagcacgagatgaattataaacacaaattaagcacatgaaaatttcagtggtgcttgcctgggtttgaacccgaaatcataggttaagatacacgcgttctaaccactgggccatctcggctctaataagcctaatttatgaatattttttttgacatggaatttaaatttatgaataagcCAAGTTTCTAGGACCACGGCGTATTAAAAGACTATTTCGAACGTGGAGTTGATTAGTTTTTATGTAACTACTAATCTGtgaccggttcttctcgatagaatcttaTATCTCGAACCGGtagtaacattaaatttatcttaagtacgtggaattaagaaaataaatgtttaaacagGGAACATATAAAAACAGGGTTTTACAATTGAAACGAATACTTCTAGTCTAAGACTTTTAATGGGATTAAATAGTGGCTGACTCACCAGTATGGTAGGGCGTGCTCTGCACCCTCGTGGGTGCAATAGTTGGAGTGGGGGTATCGAACAAGTTGAGGTAAGTTCTCTTCCCATCGATTGAGACGAAACCTTGTTCTCCCGTTGCCGACACGATGATGTCGTCACGGTGAATGTTTACGTGTTCCACGTtaactgttaaataaaattcttaaaaaataactgtattataaacacgaattaaatacatacatgaaAGGAAGGAGTCTGCTTGGATTCGACCAAGTGTTCTTAAGATTGGGGTTCTTTTAATTCCTTCAAGGGTAATGTTATGCTGTCTATAGTCTATTTATTTAGCACATGAGAAAAGATTTGACGTCGAATTAACGtgacgtcattggtcgagagcttgaattaatctatgatattcattatggatttgcgaaaaaatagcGTTGAATGGAACGTCGAAaaaatttcgaattaaaattaaagttgatagAAATCGTAAAGCGaaagtattgtttataaataatgatacgtTAAGCAAAAACTGTCAGTAGTGCACATTATGATCGAGccattagcaaatcgcatggaatacgtttATCTAAGGTTTTgtatatctttattcctacttcaattgtaatatataatttaattgattaatgtCTGTTCAAATATATtgcttattttagtttatatagtaTGTTTCAATTAATCTTTCAACGATATTATGAGTAGGAACACTGTcatagtacattttttttttgtcattggttggtggacgagcatatgggccaccgatggtaagtggtcaccaccacccatagacaaaggcgctgtaagaagtattaagcATTACTTACATAACctatgcgccgccaaccttgggaactaagatgttatgtcccttgtgcctgtgattacgctggctcactcatccttctaaccggaacacaacaatacactGTTAttaattggcggtagaatatctgatgagtgggtggtacctacccaggcggacttgcacaaagccctaccaccaagtaattgtaAATGTACCACATATTTAAACATTGTCGTTTGaacttgtatttttgtttttctgggggttttattttattaaatgaaaataaatcattggACGTCTTAAGATTGAATACTTCGTGATCATTTGTCATTTATTATAGCTTAGACTGATTTTCatacggttttcatcaatgGAGTGATCCATATGGAAAGGTTTATGTGGataatttattaaggttttgtgtcaattttaaattacggCGACTAAGAGCTTTACTGGCGTGGACTGCGTAAaccagtaaaatattatatgatttatgtagacccttattataaaaaatattacatgtaaaATTTGACCAAAGAAGTCGTTTAGTATAGAATGATACAGCGGCACAATAATTTAGACTTCGAATGATACGAGTACTAtccaaaaattaattataatcaacaccggaatatgataattatgaaaGTGTAATTAACAAACTCACCAGAAGCCGGTTTCTCCCCTGGACCCTGGATAGCGGATACGGTCACGTCAAATATCTCCCCGTACCCTGGCAACGCGGTCTCAGCGGCGGTTATGATGGGCGCATCTGGACGGTACCTCGTTCCATGCGGTTTGAAGTCGGTGTCATCGAGGACTATGCCGGGGCGAGGACGATAAGGTCGATATGGAATTTCAGAAGCtggagaaaataatattatatctataatcattttataaatgcgaaagtaactccgacTGTTACCTGTTCACGTTTACACACATTAAATTAGACGTGGAGACAGTACTCAATTTCGAGCGGGtgaagccgcaggttcagctaatttttatataatagataaaagcTTAGTTcatgcaattaattaattcgtaCTAATAAATAAGGATTATCTAATGAAGAAAGTTTCTTCCCCTAATTGTCCCGATTGCGGGTCTGTAGAGGATGTATACCACATTTTAATGGAGTGCGATCCTCTTCTATCACAATTGATAGATAGATCTATGggcatatgtaatatttatcttgatAATCCTACTTCGGAACTAgccaaaattatgtataatataggtaaacataatttaactaAGCGAAatagataacataaatataagaatatttgtaaCCTACCAGAGCAACATAGTCACCCAAGTGACTCAGCTCTTAAAatgagaattaaaaaagaaataaaaaaaataaggatacTTTTGTTTGTAATGTCCAACTGAAACTAATAAtccaatatacattaaacttatacctatatatacgtTTCtgcgtaatatatttataataattgcataTGTAGCTTTTTAATGCCATGTCGGTATCTAGATCGCCTTTGCCTATAGACACTGgcactgtaaataatattaatttatccttctttttttttaattattcaatgatATAAGGTGTTGTCACAGAGTGACCACGTCGCTATCGTTCCTAACTAAATCAActacgtatataaataatttaagactattttataagtatttctgGTATCTAAAGATCTTGGTAAGGGATGGGACACCCCATTTATTcaaatgcataaaaaaaatgCCTCTTTCTACCACGATCCgtgaaaatatgataaatttaccTAATTTATTCTTCTTCTAACAGTTCCGTCGTTACGTCGTGATGCACTGACCaagaactaagacgttatgtccctcgtgcttTGTAACAGGCTAGCTTAACTAcatttcaaactggaacacagcagAACTCAGTGGTACCTTGATTCAcaatacataagtataataCTCACTTGGCAAGGGATCTGTATTTATTGACGACGTCTGCATTTCAATGTTAGGTTTAACAGCTTCAGTGGCAGATGGCGCGTGACTCATCAAACCCAATGTCGGCGTTGGAGCGGCGACGGAGACTGTTGTTGACGACAGGACTTCAGTTAAAGACGATTCTATAACTGGTGCGacttcaatgttatttttaactgGACGCTCTGTGGTTTTCTCTTCTGTTACTTTATATTTGTCTCTATTTTTATCCGAATTAAATTGCTCCTTTTTCTTTTCAGGTTTCAAAGGTTTTTCGGTTTTCGCTTTTTCTGTAGTTGTCTTTTGTGTTGTAAGTTCAATTGGTTTCTCTGTAGTTGTTGTCGTTGTAGTTGTCGTCGTTGTTGATGTCGTTGTAGATTCCGTTGTCGTTTCCGTTGTCGAAACGCTTGTAGTTGTTTCGGCTGTTGTTAACTGAATTTCTTTATCGTCCTCTGTTATGTTTCTTATTTCGGTTGTTGATTCAGGAGTTACCAAAGGTATAACATCATCGTGATGTAATTTGTTTTCAGAATGTGAGACGTTTTCGTGTTGCTTATCATCTAAATCTGGAATGTCTGGTGGAGGAATGTGAGTAGGTTTGTATACTGGAAGACCTGGATTCGGTCTTCTTGTCGGTGGTCTTGGCCTCGGTCTCTGCCAGGGCGGCATAGGTCGATGGAATCCTGGTCTATTATTCATTGGTGGAACAATTTGCTCAGGTAAATTGACACCATGAGGTATATCGAAGGGATACGGTGGTGGTATTTTCGTGGGATGGAATAATGGCGGTGGCGTAATAGGTTTATCGAAATCAGGTGCGGAGTAAGACTCAGTTATCCTCGGTGGGCCGCGATTGTTTATCCTAGACGTCATTGGTCGAGGTCTGCCGTTCAATAGCTGTGTATTAGCTTGAACGTTAACTTTACCGTTTAACATTTGGACAATTCccgttataatattatgtatttctgaATTCTGACGTCCTTGATCTCTAGGGCTGGTGGTGGCGAATGTCGGTGGCTGCACTGCAGTAGATCTGATTTTGGACCCCGTAGGTGCTAGTGCACGCCCCTTCGGAGCCCTCTTCCCTTCCCCCGGAAACTTGAAGTCTAATTTGTCACCGAAACCGGATGACATCAGCATAGCTTCATCGCTCGTGTAATAATCAATGGTTTTAGTTGGATCAATATCGTAATATTTCCTCTTATTGTGTACTTCGATTACATTGtctatttcattgttatttgaCGATGGTATTTCGTCTACATTGATTGATCTTGAACCTCTGCTTGGTTCGACTGATGGTTCGACGATTACTTCGCTTCCCGTTTCATCGTCTGATATTACGTCTTGTGTTATTGAGACGTCGTCATATTTGGCACTAGGTTCTAAATTAAAACCTATTTCGGCGTcgcttgtttttaataatatattagcgtTAAACCTATCGTCGACGACTGACTTTGGTGATAGCTGCGATATTGTGTATGTCTGTTCGTAACCTGGAAcagaaatttattgttattagttattttaattatattattttatgattttcttaaatgtgattaaCACGTGTCTTTAgcttaatcaaatattttatataaaaatgaaacgaaaaaaaaaccgtagACCCTAAGACTTATGACCTCATGACCTgagcaaaaacataaatttttttaaaaaaataaattcgatcCTGCAGATTCatatgatatataaacaaataaaatgaataatgatgaacagataaataaataaaatataatcataatgatCATAAGcgagataaatcattgactctGACCAGAATATAAGTTTCAGGAGAAGGTTCATACCCAGATAAgcgcaaatataatttaaacattttttacaatataacgaCAGCCTTTAAATGTGCCACTGCAGAACAAATCATTTCTGAAACGTAATGCTATTTTCAAACTCAAAGTAGTCCAAACTGTTCTGGTCATAATTACTATAGACCCCCCTGCCCCCCTGACGGAACCTAGTTATTCCACAACACTGCTTCACTAGTCAATGAAACATGATTTGTAGCTCACAAGGCTTGGATTCctccacgctactccaatgagAGTtggtataatttcattaaaaattagaCACAGGAAGTTTTCCTAAAGATGTTTTCTTttaccgagcacgaaatgaattataaacaataaataagcaCATAGCAATCCAGTGGTGAGCACCAccagcctgggtttgaacgcgcAACCATCGGTCGACTAATACAGAATTCCTCGACATGTCTTCAGTGAAAGTTCAGAGGTGTTCGAAACTACGGTCTCCGGTTACGCCCAAGGTATTCCACCTTCTAGGGTACCACGGCTTTCCAagcgttatataataaaaattaattgtttaacacTGCACAATCCGTTGCACAATTACCTACATGTCACTATAGTAACATTGCCACACGAAATGTGACAATGCTATAACAACGGTGACATAAGTGCGCATGCGCACGAACAATAGACAACGGTCCTTATAGCTGTCTACTTTCACTATGACAGACGTATTATAATGACGTACTAATTAAATTTGTCTATGAACCTGCTACTCGTTGGTTAGTTAATTAGTAGATAGCTTATCAGGTGGCTTCAACCCTTCATCCCCGATCGGACCAGTAAAATATTTAGAGTTCGTCTTTAcacaagtaaatattattatcacagCATGCTAGCACATAGGATctcctttaaaaaataactgtactAGGATCCGGCTTTTCATAATAGTACAGCTAAAATAtagatgtatattatatatatatatgtataaaaacatttaatactcgaaagtaaaagaaaaaaatctattaatgttTGTGAGTatgtttttgaattaataattcgGTATGCGCATGTGAGGTGTTTTTAAATGTGTGCGTCTGTTCGTACTGAATCATtaaggcaaaaaaaaaatgacgacgTCACAATGACTGACCATGTTCTAAGAATTATCTGTTAATAACATAGataccaaacatttaaacaaatgttacaAATCGCGCTAAATAGGCATTGAAAGCCGGTAACAtttttatgagccgagatggcccagtggttagaacgcgtgcatcttaaccgatgatttcgggttcaaacccaggcaggcaccactgaattttcatgtgcttaatttgtgtttataattcatctcgtgctcggcggtgaaggaaaacatcgtgaggaaacctgcatgtgtctaatttcaacgaaattctgccacatgtgtattccaccaa belongs to Vanessa tameamea isolate UH-Manoa-2023 chromosome 28, ilVanTame1 primary haplotype, whole genome shotgun sequence and includes:
- the LOC113391820 gene encoding uncharacterized protein LOC113391820 translates to MACDGKNKMPGGRWRTCFGALFIICVQIVNCYEQTYTISQLSPKSVVDDRFNANILLKTSDAEIGFNLEPSAKYDDVSITQDVISDDETGSEVIVEPSVEPSRGSRSINVDEIPSSNNNEIDNVIEVHNKRKYYDIDPTKTIDYYTSDEAMLMSSGFGDKLDFKFPGEGKRAPKGRALAPTGSKIRSTAVQPPTFATTSPRDQGRQNSEIHNIITGIVQMLNGKVNVQANTQLLNGRPRPMTSRINNRGPPRITESYSAPDFDKPITPPPLFHPTKIPPPYPFDIPHGVNLPEQIVPPMNNRPGFHRPMPPWQRPRPRPPTRRPNPGLPVYKPTHIPPPDIPDLDDKQHENVSHSENKLHHDDVIPLVTPESTTEIRNITEDDKEIQLTTAETTTSVSTTETTTESTTTSTTTTTTTTTTTEKPIELTTQKTTTEKAKTEKPLKPEKKKEQFNSDKNRDKYKVTEEKTTERPVKNNIEVAPVIESSLTEVLSSTTVSVAAPTPTLGLMSHAPSATEAVKPNIEMQTSSINTDPLPTSEIPYRPYRPRPGIVLDDTDFKPHGTRYRPDAPIITAAETALPGYGEIFDVTVSAIQGPGEKPASVNVEHVNIHRDDIIVSATGEQGFVSIDGKRTYLNLFDTPTPTIAPTRVQSTPYHTAPPPTLGPTMGTGVAIPADDVPLPPRRPHAPHRQSPYRRPQPTVRIDTCIVGDDSTCDQAQNEMCRTEAGISSCQCRPGYARRKHRDPCRRVVSLVLNLRVDRIYDRKMAWDAKLADKESEPYQQLSYEAVRAIDSAFSMTPFSDDFVSGSVNNVFKGDEENRGIFVNYTVLMQETAETLRPAVAADIQKHLLGVVRRRSNNIGASALWVDSPAACVLPLRDLDECSSSDLNDCHELAVCTNMWGSFSCACPDTTLDAGGARAGRACRACGAQHCSERGLCRYAHGQPYCTCSSGYYGSTCEMDGEVIGVAVGASLLALVVIVITLAALISWSRKWSRDQMAGVGSPVFNYMAANTVKTPPVGQPPYQVTLEERMRWAQIAEAMTQASHYAQADHTQTMATRPSSAMFGGYPPLPPVPLPRMGLHGGHPPGAASRASAAAQLSLYGYTNHMATDSTSSEASSHVQDRADLLVPRPKSRARSMHNQTGIYYDVEYENAEPIYGTKGIPLSTYTVSRGPPYYRS